The following proteins are co-located in the Colletotrichum lupini chromosome 4, complete sequence genome:
- a CDS encoding phytoene desaturase, which yields MPQLGEKPKKAIIVGAGAGGVALAARLAKAGFSVTVLEKNSFTGGRCSLMHHEGHRFDQGPSLFLLPQLFHETFRDLDTTMADAGVDLLRCETNYNIWFHDGELFKHSSDLAAMKTQIERWEGKDGFERYLKWLREAHTHYEISVKDVLHRNFGKFLDLARPGFVRHVVNLHPLESIWSRASRYFWTERLRRVFTFAVMYMGMSPFDAPATYSLLQYTEFAEGIWYPRGGFHQVVAALVRIGERLGVDYRLNTPVSRVLTDGQKATGVELESGESLTADVVIVNADLVYAYGNLLPKTPTITDYTKSLRKREASCSSISFYWCMDRKIPELSVHNIFLAEEYQESFDAIFKRHSLPTQPSFYVNVPSRIDPSAAPEGKDTVIVLVPVGHLQESKGDGPGLTSDPKHWDDIVARARAAVVEIVSARTGCAPLTDSITHEIVNTPLTWEEKFNLDKGAILGLTHGIFNVLAFRPRTRAEGLENAYFVGASTHPGTGVPIVMAGAKITAEQILDDRGLEVPWARGFDGILKPQSLSPGNKKLDNVRYGFHFGSEEVAVLSVGLVLALIYFIFWPTVQPWVC from the coding sequence ATGCCTCAACTCGGGGAAAAGCCCAAGAAGGCAATCATCGTCGGCGCAGGCGCCGGCGGCGTAGCCCTCGCCGCCCGCCTCGCAAAGGCAGGCTTCTCCGTCACCGTCCTCGAAAAGAACTCCTTCACCGGCGGCCGCTGCTCCCTCATGCACCACGAAGGCCACCGCTTCGACCAAGGTCCgtccctcttcctcctcccccaGCTTTTCCACGAGACCTTCCGGGACCTGGACACGACCATGGCCGACGCGGGCGTCGACCTGCTGCGCTGCGAGACGAACTACAACATTTGGTTCCACGACGGCGAACTCTTCAAGCACTCGTCCGACCTCGCCGCCATGAAGACGCAGATCGAGCGCTGGGAGGGCAAAGACGGCTTCGAGCGGTATCTCAAGTGGCTCCGCGAGGCCCACACGCACTACGAGATCTCTGTAAAGGACGTGCTGCACCGGAATTTCGGCAAGTTTCTGGATCTCGCGAGGCCCGGGTTCGTCAGGCACGTCGTGAACCTGCACCCGCTAGAGAGCATCTGGAGCCGCGCGAGCAGGTATTTCTGGACCGAGAGGCTGCGGAGGGTGTTTACCTTCGCCGTCATGTACATGGGCATGTCGCCCTTCGACGCGCCCGCGACGTATTCTCTGCTCCAGTACACCGAGTTCGCCGAGGGCATCTGGTACCCCCGCGGCGGCTTCCACCAGGTCGTGGCGGCGCTGGTGCGCATCGGCGAGCGGCTGGGCGTCGACTACCGCCTCAACACGCCCGTATCCCGCGTCCTGACAGACGGCCAGAAGGCGACGGGCGTGGAGCTCGAGTCCGGCGAGTCCCTTACGGCAGacgtcgtcatcgtcaacGCCGACCTCGTCTACGCCTACGGCAACCTCCTCCCCAAGACCCCGACCATCACCGACTACACAAAGTCTCTCCGCAAGAGGGAGGCCAGCTGCAGCTCCATATCCTTTTACTGGTGCATGGACCGCAAGATCCCCGAGCTGTCCGTCCACAACATCTTCCTCGCCGAGGAGTACCAGGAGTCCTTTGACGCCATCTTCAAGCGCCACTCCCTCCCCACCCAGCCCAGCTTCTACGTCAACGTGCCTAGCAGGATCGACCCCTCCGCGGCGCCCGAGGGAAAGGACACTGTCATCGTCCTCGTGCCCGTCGGCCACCTCCAGGAGTCAAAGGGCGACGGGCCGGGGCTGACGTCCGACCCGAAGCACTGGGACGACATCGTCGCTCGCGCCCGCGCCGCCGTCGTGGAGATTGTGAGCGCAAGGACGGGCTGCGCGCCCCTGACTGATTCCATTACACATGAGATTGTCAACACGCCCTTGACGTGGGAAGAGAAGTTCAACCTCGACAAGGGTGCTATCTTGGGTTTGACGCATGGCATCTTCAACGTTCTTGCTTTCCGCCCGCGTACGCGCGCAGAGGGTTTGGAGAACGCATACTTCGTCGGCGCAAGCACTCACCCTGGTACCGGCGTGCCGATTGTCATGGCTGGCGCCAAGATCACGGCTGAGCAGATTCTCGACGATCGGGGATTGGAAGTACCCTGGGCCCGGGGCTTCGACGGTATTCTGAAGCCCCAAAGCCTGTCACCAGGGAACAAGAAGCTGGATAACGTACGGTACGGATTCCACTTCGGATCCGAGGAAGTTGCTGTCTTGTCTGTCGGACTGGTTTTGGCGTTGATTTACTTTATCTTCTGGCCTACCGTACAACCATGGGTTTGCTAA
- a CDS encoding DASH family cryptochrome yields MTLKAIPDEHLSTMAASNILIYLLRHDLRIADNPILHHLVTASDHGFTHVLPVYVFPAHQIEISGLLREGSKSPYPEARSEIGKFWRCGPHRTKFIAQSVWNVKESLEGVGSGLALRAGRFGDVVGDLLQGFADKRQKVGAVWMVEEEAIEEKKDEKAVAKACEKHGVEFKTWLDEKYFIDDRDLGFKTPSDLADVFTAFRKTQEPLREKPRPTLARPAKGSLPPFPEHSAIPPQQAPFQIPSTYDALESGLLTPLKCPFDQEPKFPEKATSVHPFSGGEDVGIERLDHLVKSGAMSSYKDTRNGLLGVDFSTKLSAYLSLGCLTGRQIHEALVKFEDGQDAKFKDTPGYGKGENDGTKAVRFELLWRDYMRLCTKKFRGQLFRVTGFKADKTPKWKSADPKHVVSDDNLGASPDEIQKTLNRFLEGNTGMGLIDASQRELYHTGYTSNRARQNVASFLTKHLGIDWRYGAEWYEYLLVDYDVSSNWSNWQYVAGVGNDPRGDNRIFNPVKQAFDYDKDGEYVKAWVVETRKVGKLENVFQLWTTPADELERLGLNKNVMVTDPIKKIDFSLEGKPKTGRRQYNNRRRGRGNSHQSNGSNGGPSRGPPPGSGSSNGGYGHSNGASDQGSTSHSSSRSPPNGPQGYRTNRGNGGFRGDSRGGYRGGRGGRGGGDGSSGGSGGGYRGGRGSFGGGRGGGFNTYHIANMYPLANNQPRPQWTTAASLQQS; encoded by the exons ATGACTTTG AAAGCAATACCCGACGAGCATCTTTCTACGATGGCGGCGTCCAATATCCTCATTTACCTGCTCCGGCACGATCTTCGCATTGCGGACAATCCTATTCTTCACCATCTCGTAACCGCGTCTGATCACGGATTCACACATGTTCTCCCTGTCTACGTGTTCCCAGCACACCAGATCGAGATTTCCGGCCTCTTACGCGAAGGAAGCAAGTCCCCTTACCCAGAAGCTCGCAGCGAGATTGGCAAGTTCTGGCGGTGTGGACCTCATCGAACAAAGTTCATTGCTCAGTCTGTTTGGAATGTCAAGGAATCACTCGAAGGCGTAGGAAGTGGCCTGGCTTTACGCGCAGGCAGGTTCGGTGATGTCGTTGGCGACCTTCTTCAAGGATTCGCGGACAAACGCCAAAAGGTTGGAGCGGTCTGGATGGTCGAGGAAGAAGCTATCGAAGAGAAGAAGGATGAGAAGGCAGTGGCCAAAGCCTGCGAGAAGCACGGTGTTGAATTCAAAACCTGGCTGGACGAGAAATACTTTATTGACGA CCGCGACCTCGGCTTCAAAACCCCCAGCGACCTCGCAGACGTTTTCACAGCCTTCAGAAAGACCCAAGAGCCGCTCCGCGAGAAACCGAGACCCACGCTGGCTCGCCCTGCAAAGGGTTCCCTTCCACCTTTCCCTGAGCACTCCGCTATCCCTCCCCAGCAAGCACCGTTCCAGATCCCATCCACCTACGATGCCCTGGAGTCTGGTCTTCTTACGCCCTTGAAGTGTCCCTTCGATCAAGAGCCAAAGTTTCCAGAGAAGGCGACTTCAGTTCATCCGTTCAGCGGTGGCGAGGATGTCGGAATTGAGCGTTTGGATCACCTTGTCAAGTCAGGCGCCATGTCTAGCTACAAGGATACTCGTAACGGCCTGCTCGGAGTCGACTTCAGCACCAAACTTTCAGCTTACCTATCACTGGGATGCTTGACGGGACGCCAGATCCATGAGGCTCTGGTCAAGTTTGAAGACGGACAGGATGCCAAGTTCAAAGATACGCCCGGTTACGGGAAGGGGGAAAATGACGGAACCAAGGCTGTGCGATTCGAACTTCTATGGCGTGACTACATGCGTCTTTGCACGAAGAAGTTTAGAGGACAGCTTTTCCGCGTCACTGGCTTCAAGGCCGACAAGACACCTAAGTGGAAGTCTGCGGACCCTAAGCACGTGGTTTCGGACGACAACCTCGGTGCTTCGCCGGACGAGATCCAAAAGACCCTGAACAGGTTCCTTGAGGGAAACACCGGCATGGGGTTGATTGATGCTTCGCAACGCGAGCTGTACCACACTGGCTACACATCCAACAGAGCTCGTCAAAACGTGGCTTCCTTCTTGACCAAGCATCTCGGTATCGACTGGCGGTACGGAGCCGAATGGTACGAGTATCTTCTTGTCGACTACGACGTTAGCTCGAACTGGTCCAACTGGCAGTATGTTGCTGGCGTCGGCAATGACCCCCGTGGTGACAACAGGATCTTCAATCCTGTTAAGCAAGCTTTCGACTATGACAAAGACGGAGAGTACGTCAAGGCTTGGGTTGTTGAAACTCGAAAGGTTGGAAAGCTGGAGAATGTGTTCCAACTCTGGACTACACCGGCAGATGAGCTCGAACGTCTCGGTTTGAATAAGAATGTCATGGTCACAGACCCCATTAAGAAGATTGATTTCTCGTTGGAAGGGAAACCAAAGACTGGCAGGAGGCAGTATAACAATCGCCGAAGGGGTCGAGGCAATTCCCATCAGAGTAACGGGTCTAACGGTGGGCCATCACGAGGACCTCCACCAGGATCAGGAAGCTCTAACGGAGGCTACGGTCACTCGAATGGTGCTTCAGACCAAGGTTCGACAAGCCACTCTTCATCTAGGTCGCCACCCAATGGCCCCCAGGGATACCGTACCAACAGAGGAAATGGCGGCTTCCGTGGCGATTCCCGCGGTGGTTATCGTGGCGGACGGGGTGGCCGAGGTGGAGGTGACGGCAGCAGCGGCGGAAGTGGAGGAGGTTACCGAGGGGGTCGTGGATCGTTTGGAGGTGGCAGGGGAGGAGGTTTCAACACCTACCACATTGCCAACATGTACCCCTTGGCAAACAATCAGCCGCGGCCACAGTGGACAACAGCGGCGTCTTTACAACAGTCGTAG
- a CDS encoding fungal specific transcription factor domain-containing protein: protein MQQMQKPTVIPISQLSPRPTAVSRTASTATATTSPARSTTQHRPSISASLPTSPDSAGTAATPAVTPAVLGIGYLGFTSFCGIYEETRSSLKQLQPSSAAPIGEIGTTAYCGLECSPPLTAQALETCLTILRHVPDRETGLKLFDSHLSPSDGWIRLAAKHMMISLYNTFPQYFPAGEHGRRPDDAQLTALAQLTKAAGSGGNTLLLFMCSKRTIIESLFSGDAKTVALSTFLGFHDEVAAAPGAGYKPTVCSEIKRKLFSYVFYVDKVLASFAGRPPLISRRYARTPPPLDLKDDHLLSDEASLARHVAALDENGWNTKGELYSATIVRARVMLAHIRDEIFEIALGQGSVTLVETLLEIKERQLRTVAGFPDIMTLREEDVQNRKLDISLLYTRLIMKLEHLQNMFFIERLLAKRGHDDGTLLSVSFEMVSKTLMFWTNMDRLSCMNGDFEWLVMAYAAPGGGILCMELLKPTLQGGHHPQNPQVSRSSIIQKLSLLVGFLDWVSPTAPNGDLCADCKVIIQRVLDQALNSPAASASSAVDGALPAGVMLDVPMDWDFSTQLDFNFDLLDTFDWLRPEVSSSQQSS from the exons ATGCAACAGATGCAGAAA CCCACCGTCATACCGATATCGCAATTAAGTCCAAGACCAACGGCGGTATCGCGGACGGCATCAACGGCAACAGCGACAACCTCGCCCGCGAGATCCACGACCCAGCACCGCCCCTCGATCTCCGCAAGTCTACCCACCAGCCCGGACTCGGCCGGCACGGCAGCCACTCCGGCCGTCACGCCGGCCGTCCTCGGCATCGGCTACCTCGGCTTCACCTCCTTTTGCGGCATCTACGAAGAGACTCGCTCAAGTCTAAAGCAGCTCCAGCCGTCCAGCGCGGCGCCCATCGGAGAGATCGGGACTACCGCCTACTGCGGGCTCGAGTGCTCTCCGCCCCTGACGGCTCAGGCGCTCGAAACATGTCTGACTATCCTACGCCACGTCCCGGACCGCGAGACGGGGCTCAAGCTGTTCGACAGCCACTTGAGCCCGAGCGACGGGTGGATCCGCCTAGCGGCAAAACACATGATGATATCGCTGTACAACACGTTTCCGCAGTACTTTCCCGCCGGCGAACACGGCCGACGGCCAGATGATGCCCAGCTCACTGCGCTTGCAC AGTTGACCAAGGCTGCCGGTAGTGGGGGAAACACGTTGCTCCTCTTCATGTGTTCGAAGCGCACCATCATCGAGTCGCTCTTCTCGGGCGATGCTA AGACAGTAGCCCTATCAACATTCCTCGGCTTCCACGACGAAGTCGCGGCGGCGCCGGGGGCAGGCTACAAACCAACCGTCTGCTCCGAGATCAAGCGCAAACTCTTCTCCTACGTCTTCTATGTAGACAAGGTCCTGGCCTCATTCGCCGGCCGACCACCCCTCATCAGCCGCCGATACGCGCGCACACCACCGCCTCTGGACCTAAAGGACGACCACCTCCTCTCCGACGAGGCCTCGCTGGCGCGCCATGTCGCCGCACTCGATGAAAACGGGTGGAACACCAAGGGCGAGCTCTACTCTGCCACCATCGTCCGGGCTCGCGTGATGCTGGCACATATCCGGGACGAAATATTCGAGATCGCGCTCGGACAGGGTTCCGTGACGCTGGTTGAGACGTTGTT AGAAATCAAAGAAAGACAACTTCGGACTGTTGCTGGGTTCCCCGATATCATGACCCTGAGAGAAGAAGACGTGCAGAACAGGAAACTCGACATCTCGTTACTGTACACCCGACTCATCATGAAGCTGGAACACCTCCAAAACATGTTCTTCATCGAGCGGTTACTCGCGAAAAGAGGCCACGATGACGGCACATTGCTGTCTGTCAGCTTTGAAATGGTTTCCAAGACCCTCATGTTCTGGACAAACATGGATCGTCTATCTTGCATGAACGGTGACTTTGAATGGCTC GTAATGGCTTACGCGGCTCCCGGAGGCGGCATCCTATGCATGGAACTCCTTAAACCCACCCTCCAAGGCGGCCACCACCCGCAGAACCCCCAAGTCTCCCGCTCGAGCATTATCCAGAAGCTGAGCCTCCTCGTCGGCTTCCTCGACTGGGTCAGCCCCACGGCGCCCAACGGCGACCTCTGCGCCGACTGCAAGGTCATCATCCAGCGCGTCCTCGACCAGGCGCTCAACAGCCCCGCGGCGTCGGCCTCGTCCGCCGTCGACGGCGCGTTGCCCGCCGGGGTAATGCTGGATGTCCCCATGGACTGGGATTTCTCTACGCAGCTTGATTTCAACTTTGATTTGCTTGATACGTTTGATTGGTTGCGTCCTGAGGTGTCTTCGAGTCAACAGTCGTCGTAG
- a CDS encoding squalene/phytoene synthase has translation MPWAGCMQNPMLGRAYGRHRLSKFPSDSANQPRRPGPATLKTKTPKGVVAARWILNNLIPIQAPSLAPPPPGSAHCLTGSGKKLCVQDPRKRHHVHLTPHLHHSPAAPLASSLPSSGISELQKSPSPEQENSAWKHQPEQRARKTTTNPDFYPTPLGTIHHSSHRELADRLPLFSWGYGYKVQPATGASCNAATPTWCLTSPSLHLTCLPRLPTFLLDANLSVIIALTPARSNPTSPFLLLTHAPRNSLQSGLLRSRTDSRQGERRWQEPPQDKPQFLSTLTVAEPVNCSPLKMGYDYALVHVKYTIPLAGLLTFISYPLFTRLDVVRTLFIVTIAFTATIPWDSYLIRTGIWTYPPNAVLGPTLYDIPIEELFFFVIQTYITAQLYIILNKPVLHAQYLNSPATLPQWIKTAKPLGQLALFSSVVLGAWLIAKEGEGTYLGLILVWACSFALLTWTITAQFILALPLACTALPILLPTIYLWVVDEMALGRGTWAIESGTKLELKLFGSLEIEEATFFLVTNMLIVFGVAAFDKAVAVCDAFPDKFDKPADALSMSLLRARVFPSSQYDMERILGIRQAVTRLARKSRSFHLASSVFPGRLRIDLTLLYSYCRLADDLVDDAETPDEAASWISKLDRHLSLLYKDPDATSAPLAAKYAAENFPESALSALDLLPSSLIPREPLAELLKGFEMDLSFSKDTFPITDPEDLELYAARVASTVGQACLELVFRHCQHNLPDYMQAYLRNTARQMGLALQFVNIARDIAVDAKIGRVYLPTSWLKEEGLTPKDVLANPNSEGAGNVRRRILAKAFDHYGEARNSMKWIPSEARGPMVVAVESYMEIGRVLMRNGGAAADGNLIPHPELDFGGMQKARFHAAFFDTRSKMRCNCFVFPTEIDPSDRSVVAVTSRQAPWSIQIARASRELSPSPKFGWLTEASIDNCSNRQVSLFTHLDPSRGTRSSTFPTQLSRSLEELTSTTSNHMRLS, from the exons atgccg TGGGCTGGTTGTATGCAAAATCCCATGTTGGGACGCGCATATGGTCGTCATAGACTTTCCAAATTCCCTTCGGACTCGGCCAACCAACCACGCCGGCCCGGACCAGCCACCTTGAAA ACCAAGACGCCAAAGGGAGTTGTAGCTGCACGTTGGATCCTCAACAATCTCATCCCAATTCAAGCTCCATCCCTAGCTCCTCCCCCACCTGGTTCAGCGCATTGTCTTACCGGATCTGGAAAGAAGCTCTGTGTACAGGATCCTCGCAAGCGCCACCACGTCCATCTTACACCACATTTGCACCACAGTCCGGCCGCACCCTTAGCATCTTCATTGCCTTCGTCTGGAATCTCTGAACTTCAGAAAAGTCCGAGCCCCGAGCAAGAAAACAGCGCCTGGAAACACCAGCCGGAGCAACGTGCCCGCAAGACAACGACTAACCCGGATTTCTATCCCACTCCACTCGGGACAATTCATCATTCCTCCCACCGGGAACTAGCCGACCGGCTTCCGTTATTCTCTTGGGGTTACGGATACAAAGTCCAGCCAGCAACG GGCGCAAGTTGTAACGCTGCAACGCCGACGTGGTGTCTCACCTCACCTTCTCTTCACCTTACTTGCCTACCACGCTTACCTACCTTCTTACTCGACGCTAACCTCTCCGTCATAATTGCGCTGACACCCGCCCGATCTAATCCCACCTCACCTTTCCTGCTTCTCACACACGCCCCAAG GAACAGCTTGCAATCTGGCCTGCTTCGGAGTCGGACGGACTCTAGACAGGGCGAGCGCCGCTGGCAGGAGCCGCCCCAAGACAAGCCTCAATTCTTATCAACCCTCACCGTCGCCGAGCCCGT AAACTGCAGCCCTCTCAAGATGGGTTACGACTATGCGCTGGT GCACGTCAAGTACACCATCCCTTTGGCGGGATTACTCACTTTCATCTCATACCCTCTGTTTACGCGCCTCGATGTCGTGAGGACTCTCTTCATCGTCACAATCGCTTTTACCGCCACGATTCCCTGGGATTCGTACCTGATCAGAACCGGCATCTGGACATATCCCCCAAACGCAGTGTTGGGACCGACCCTCTATGACATCCCAATCGAGGAGCTATTCTTCTTCGTCATACAAACGTACATCACCGCTCAGCTCTACATTATCCTCAACAAGCCTGTGCTTCATGCTCAGTACCTGAACTCCCCCGCCACGCTCCCGCAATGGATAAAAACGGCAAAGCCTCTCGGCCAGCTAGCCCTCTTCAGCAGCGTCGTCTTAGGCGCATGGCTGATCGCCAAGGAGGGTGAAGGCACCTACCTGGGCCTGATTTTGGTTTGGGCGTGCTCCTTTGCGCTTCTCACCTGGACTATCACGGCGCAATTCATTTTGGCTCTGCCATTGGCTTGCACCGCTCTACCCATCTTACTGCCCACCATCTATCTATGGGTCGTCGATGAGATGGCCTTGGGCCGCGGCACCTGGGCCATTGAGAGTGGCACGAAGCTTGAACTAAAGCTTTTCGGCAGCCTCGAAATCGAAGAAGCGACCTTCTTCCTTGTCACCAACATGCTCATTGTCTTTGGCGTGGCAGCCTTTGACAAGGCCGTCGCGGTCTGCGATGCATTCCCAGACAAGTTCGACAAGCCAGCCGACGCCCTATCCATGTCATTGCTTCGAGCTCGTGTTTTCCCCTCATCTCAGTACGACATGGAGCGCATCTTGGGCATCCGCCAGGCGGTCACCAGACTGGCCAGAAAGAGTCGTAGCTTCCATCTCGCCAGCTCCGTCTTCCCAGGCCGCCTACGGATCGACCTGACGCTGCT CTACTCCTACTGCCGTCTAGCCGACGATCTTGTCGACGATGCCGAGACCCCTGACGAGGCCGCATCCTGGATCTCCAAACTCGACCGCCATCTAAGCCTGCTCTACAAGGACCCCGACGCGACTTCGGCGCCGCTCGCCGCAAAGTACGCTGCCGAAAACTTTCCAGAATCAGCTCTCTCGGCTCTGGACCTCCTCCCCTCATCGCTCATACCCCGCGAACCCCTCGCCGAGCTCCTCAAGGGGTTCGAGATGGATCTCTCCTTCAGCAAGGACACCTTCCCGATCACGGATCCCGAGGATCTCGAGCTCTACGCTGCCCGCGTTGCCAGCACCGTCGGACAGGCCTGCCTCGAGCTGGTCTTCCGTCACTGCCAGCACAACCTGCCCGATTACATGCAAGCCTACCTCCGCAACACAGCGCGCCAGATGGGCCTTGCGCTGCAATTCGTCAACATTGCGCGCGACATTGCAGTAGATGCCAAGATTGGCCGCGTCTATTTACCCACATCCTGGCTCAAGGAGGAGGGCCTGACGCCCAAGGATGTTCTCGCGAACCCCAATAGCGAAGGCGCCGGCAATGTGCGCCGTCGCATCCTCGCAAAGGCCTTTGACCACTACGGGGAGGCGAGGAACTCCATGAAGTGGATTCCCTCGGAAGCGCGCGGCCCCATGGTCGTCGCCGTGGAGAGCTATATGGAAATTGGCCGGGTTCTCATGCGCAACGGCGGCGCTGCAGCGGACGGGA ATTTGATTCCGCACCCAGAACTGGACTTTGGGGG GATGCAAAAGGCGCGTTTCCACGCCGCTTTCTTCGATACTAGGTCCAAGATGAGATGCAATTGTTTCGTGTTCCCCACAGAGATCGATCCGTCCGATCGAAGCGTCGTAGCAGTGACATCACGTCAAGCTCCGTGGTCCATCCAGATTGCTCGAGCCTCCAGGGAGCTAT CTCCTTCACCGAAATTTGGCTGGCTCACCGA AGCCTCCATCGACAACTGCTCAAATCGCCAAGTTTCCCTCTTCACCCACCTCGACCCATCCAGGGGGACAAGATCCAGCACGTTTCCAACCCAGTTGAGCCGGTCGCTCGAAGAGCTCACTTCCACTACATCAAATCACATGCGCCTTTCGTAG
- a CDS encoding thioesterase gives MIPRAPARRLLRDIVPAHRIAPRPFLRPFTSTPSSRLQAQRPPPPPPPPIAQSPLQTQQQQAAANAALSNLSHLTPAQITALLSTTPPSTLPGGVGGIPGGPPGSPAVGAVPSAAGPSRRSILLRRALWALFFFALGYKLTDDQIATIRFTAPFLYPPVEADEHQIPLFRAHATFQAIEDYPILQSLAPRMPPNTDPGAAANPIPQLPTSDWENWEPYRDFSPERTAHHLCAGPALNNPNGLGLVNIVFRHKYTGELILAIMFGQGTSGWPSVVHGGMLSTIMDEAMGRLAALNFTANTAVTAKLAMDFKVPVTPGMLYIVRVGKALPEWQKERPDEEDKTDRKLWIIGRMEDPDGATVVEAKGLFVVPKGIEVQPLGGRF, from the coding sequence ATGATACCCAGAGCGCCCGCCCGCCGTCTCCTCCGGGACATCGTCCCCGCGCACCGCATCGCGCCGCGACCCTTCCTCCGACCCTTCACATCCACGCCCTCCTCCCGCCTCCAAGCCCAGCGccccccgccgccgccgccgcctcccatCGCGCAATCCCCTCTCCAAACCCAACAACAGCAAGCCGCCGCCAACGCCGCCCTCTCGAACCTGTCCCACCTCACCCCAGCACAAATCACAGCCCTCCTCTCGACGACACCACCGTCAACACTACCGGGAGGAGTAGGAGGCATTCCCGGCGGCCCTCCTGGCTCACCTGCCGTCGGAGCAGTCCCCTCCGCCGCCGGCCCTTCCCGCCGCTCAATCCTCCTCCGCCGCGCCCTCTGggccctcttcttcttcgcccTAGGCTACAAGCTCACCGACGACCAAATCGCAACCATCCGCTTCACGGCCCCCTTCCTCTACCCGCCCGTCGAGGCAGACGAGCACCAGATCCCCCTCTTCCGCGCCCACGCCACCTTTCAAGCCATCGAAGACTACCCCATCCTCCAGTCCCTCGCCCCCCGCATGCCGCCCAACACCGACCCCGGCGCCGCGGCGAACCCGATCCCCCAGCTCCCGACCTCGGACTGGGAAAACTGGGAACCCTACCGCGACTTCTCCCCCGAGCGAACGGCGCACCACCTCTGCGCTGGCCCGGCACTGAATAACCCCAACGGCCTGGGCCTGGTCAACATTGTGTTTCGGCACAAGTACACGGGCGAACTCATCCTCGCCATCATGTTCGGACAGGGGACGTCCGGGTGGCCGTCCGTCGTGCACGGCGGGATGTTGTCTACCATCATGGACGAGGCCATGGGTCGGCTCGCGGCGCTCAATTTCACGGCCAACACGGCCGTCACGGCCAAGCTGGCAATGGACTTCAAGGTGCCTGTGACGCCCGGGATGCTGTATATCGTTCGCGTGGGTAAGGCGCTGCCGGAGTGGCAGAAGGAGAGGCCCGACGAGGAGGATAAGACGGATCGAAAGTTGTGGATTATTGGGCGGATGGAGGATCCGGATGGTGCTACTGTCGTTGAGGCCAAGGGCCTTTTTGTGGTGCCCAAGGGGATTGAGGTGCAGCCTCTTGGTGGGAGGTTCTAA